The window GAGCGGCTGTTCGGCGAGAGCGACCGCGAGGCGTGGACGGACTGGCGCGCCGACGTCATCACCGAGTTCGTCGCCGACGCGGCCGAGTTAGTCCCCGGTCGACTGCTCCTCACGCTGTATCCCGACCCGTACCCCGGGCATCTTCGGGCGCGTGCTGGGCTCGACGTCGACCGGCTCGCGGAGTACGTCGACGAGTTCGTCGTTCCGCTGTACGACACCGAGTACGCGACGACCTACTGGCTGGAGACGATCGCTCGCGGCTTCCGGTCGCGGCTCGGGGGCGACTACGACGTCCACGGCGCGCCGCCGGAGACGCCGTTCTCGCTCGAACTGTACGCGGTCGAGGTCGACGTCGACGACCTGATCCACGCCGCCGAGGTCGCGGAGACGTACGCGAAAGACGTGTTCTTCGGCTACGACGCCAACAACGCCGCCGCCGCGCTCCGCCGAAAGGACGCCGACTCGCGCGACGGCGAGGTTCACCGCCCCGACTGACTGCGGACCGTTCGGGTACCGCCTCTCCGCTACCCGCTGGCCGGCGTCCTCTCGGTCGCGTGAGCGAGGGCTTATATACCGGCACGGCCGAGACTCATGTGACCGGCCGCCGGCGCGCGACACGCCGGTCGTCTCGCGTTCGCGCGAGGCGGTCGCCTTTCAACGTCCGCGCCGTAGCGGCGGTCGCTCTACAACGTCTAGCCGCGGCCTCGGCATATCCGGACCGACAGGGGGCCACTCAGTACTCGGCAAGGGCCGCCCGCTACTCGTCTATGACCGCCGGCTACTCGGCAAGGAGCGCCCGCTACTCGTCTATGACCGCCGGCTACTCGGCAAGGAGCGCCCGCTACTCGTCCGTCGCCGCGTACGTCTCCAGCGCCGCGATCCGGCCGTTCGCGATCTCGAAGACGTCGACGAAGGAGAACAAGGTGTCGCCGTCGGCGTCGAGCAGCCGGCCGCGGACGGCGACGCCGGGGCCTGCTGGGTACACCCGGTCGACGGCGTGGGTCGTGTCCGTCATCGGTCGCTCGTCGCGCATGAACGCCACGAAGCGCTCGCGTCCCTCGAAGGTGCGGTCGGGACGCCGCTGGATGAACCCCGGCGCGAGCAGCTCTGCGAGCCGGTCGTACTCGCCGGCGTCGAGCGCGTCGTAGTACGCGCGGGCGAGTCGCGTGCCCGCCGCGGGTTCCGGGTCGCTCACGCCGCGAGCGCCTCGAACTCCGCCGCCGAGGTCCGCGTCCCCTTCGAGAGCACCACGTCGCCGGCGCGCAGCGTCGTGTCGATGTCGTGGCCGACCAGCCACCCCTCCTCGGGCCGCCGGAGCGCGATGACGCTCGTCGAGATGTCGGTCGCCGGTATCCCCTCCTCGATCTGCGTTCCTTCGAGGGCGCTGCCGGCCTCGACTACGGTGCGGGTGATGATTTCGTCGGACTCTTGCACCGCCATCTCGACGACCGGGTGGACGCCGATATCGCGGGCGACGCCCTCCGTGATCTCCAAGGCGGCGTCCGATATCTCCTCGGTCGCGACGCCGAGGTGGATCAGCCCGCGGAGCGAGACGGGGTCTTCGGCCTCGCGGGCGGCCCGCAGCGTCCACGCCTCGAACCGCGACTGGAGGGCGTCGACTTCGATCTCCAAGTTGTTCACCTCGTCTGCGAGCGCCGCGTTGTCGAACAGCACGGAGCCGTACGCGAGGTCGACCGCCAGCTCGGAGAGGTTCTTCATCAACACGATCGAGTCGACCGCGCGCTCTAAGTCGTCGATCGCCGGTTCGACCGGTTCGTCCGGCTCGAACGCTTCCTGTGCCAGTTCGGGGTACGCCTCGGCGACACCCGTCTCCGGCCCCCGGAGGAGCGTCACGTCGCCGGGTTCGAGGCGAGTCTCCGGGCCGGGGTTGAGAATCCAGTCGTCCGCGCGGCGGATCGCGATGACGCGAACCCCGGTCACGGACTCCAGATCGATGTCTTTCAGCGTCCGTCCCGCGTAGCCGGAGTCGTCCGCGACGGTCCCGCGGACGAGGGTCTCGACGCCCTCAGTGAGCGCGCCGCGCATCGCGTCCGGGAGTCCGATCTCCTCCGTGACGATCTTCGCGATGTCGCCCGCGGCGTCGGAGATCTTGTCGGCCGCGCCGACCACGCCGAGCACCGGCGCGAGCGTCTCGGCCTCGTCCGGGCTCCGGGCGGCGAGCATGAGGCTCATCCGCGCGCGCATCTGGAGCACGTCCATCCGGTGCTCGAGTTCGACGACCTCGTGGGCGACCGTCGGGCTCCCGTGGAGGACCGCGGAGTACGACAGATCGATCAGCAGCTCGGCCGTGTCTTTCATCTCCACGAGCAGGTCTTTCACACTCGCCGGCTCGTAGCGGACCGTGAGCGGCGACTCCCGCTCGTCGAATCGTCCCATGCGACATCCTCTCCGGCTCCGAGTAAAAGGCTTGTCACGGGCTGTCCCTCTCCGGTCTCGACCCGACGTGTCAGAGCGCGTCGCCGGCGACGTAGGCGGTCGCGTCACCTGCGCCGTCCGGTCCCTCGCCGACCGCGACCGGCTCGGCCAGATCGACGAGCGCGAGCCAGCCCAAGAGCCGGTCGGCGCGCTCGCGCCACGTCGCCTCCCATTCCGGGTCACGGGCGCGGTCGTGACGCGGGACCGACTCCCGGGTCGCCGCGAACAGGGAATCGGGCGTGAGCGGGTCCGCAGGCGAGGCCGCCCGCAGGGCAGACAGCGTCTCCGGAACGAGGAGGACCCCCTCGCGGAGCCCCTCGCGGACGCGCTCCGGCGCCGGGTCGGCGTCGGTGCGAACGAACCCCTGCGGCGTCTCGTCGACCAGCCCCAGCGCGCGCAGGAACGCCAGCCAGTCGCTCGCGGTCCGTCGGTCGGGGAGGCCGCGGCGGTCGCGGAGGCGGACACAGCAGTCGTCCGTGCTGCCGGGGACGAGCGGCACCGCGCGCTGGTACTCGCGGAAGACGTCGAGCGAGTCGGGCGGTTCGGGGACCGGCTTGAGACGCATCGCCGGGGTCAGCGGTAGCCGAACGACGCGGCCAACAGCTCTTCGTCCGTCTCGCCGACCGTGTACACCGGCCCGTCGAGGACGTCGACCGTGACCTTCGCGGGGGCGAAGACGCGCTCGTCCACCTCGTAGAAGTCCCAGTCGGCCTCCTCGAACACCTCGACGAAGGGCGTGCCGTACTCGTCGCGGGCGGTCGAGACGATCTGTTCGAAGCGGTCGTCGTCGCGGGCGACCTGCAGGTGCACCTCGCCGCCGTACGCCAGCGCGTCGTTCGTCCGTCCCATCGCGAGATCCTCGTCGCGGGTGGCCGGGGCCATCGGCGCGGACCCGGAGGCGTGGAGCACGTCGGTCGGTTCGTAGCCCACTTCGAGCAGCCGGAAGACGGCGAGCTCGGCCGCGCGCGCGGCGGTCGCGACCGACCCCGCGGTCGAGCCGGTGGCGTACGCAGGGAGGAAGACACCCTCCGGATCGACCTCGGCGAGGTCGGCGACGTGTTCTGCGACCGACTCCGTCGGGAGCGCCGTCGACTCGACCGCGAGCGTCGCGAACTCGGAGGAGTCGTAGTACCCCACGCGCTCGAACTCCGTCTCGCGGCCGACGAGCGCCCGGGCGGGACCGGAGCCGAGCCCCTCGAAGCCGTCGTCGGTGACGAGTTCCCAGCCGGCCTTCTGCGAGCAGAGCAGCGCGATCGCTGGGTGGTCCGTCGAGAGTTCGACGTACTGGCGCGGCGCGCCGGCGACCTCGCCCATGCGCGTCCGCAGGTTCGCGAGCCCGGCGGTCTGGATCTCGGCGAGAAGGAGTCCCGCCTCGACCCCGCCGGCGGCGTCGACGCCGAAGTCGACGACGGTCGCGCCGTTGTCGAGTTCGTAGCCGACGACGTCGAGCTCGCCGGCGAAGTCGAGCGCCTCGTCGACGAGCTCGATCGCGGTCCGGTTGATGCTTTCCATACCGCCCCTTCTCGCTCGCCCATTAAGGGGTTTGTCTGTCGTCGCCGCCCGCGTATGCGGGGCGACGGCCTCGACGACGGGTTCGTGTCCGTCGACGGGCACCCGATCAGGTGACGTCTTCCCGATCAGGTGACGTCCTCGACATCGACGCCCGGGATGGGTTCGATTTGGAACAGGTACTCGTCGTAGGCGCGGTCCAAGTTTGCGGGCCCCTCAGCGACCGTGTGGTCGACGCAGAGGAGCGCGGTCGATTCGACGGCACCCTTCCCCGTGTCCTCCAGATACCGCTCCGTGACGGAGAAGGCGGCCGGTTCGTCACAGCCCCGGCGGTAACACGTCGTCGGCGCGTCGTCCGGGGGTTCCGTCTCGTCGGCACGCTCGCGCGCCTCCGCGATGTCCTGTCGTGCTCGTCGTCGTTCGGCCTTTCGCGCCTGCTTTTCGCGACCCGACTTGGTGTCCGGCATGCGTACACAAACGCGGGTCATCGGGATAACGCTACGGGCGATTCCGGCTGGCGGAGCCAGTGGTTCCGTGCGGCGCACCACGCGGAAGCCGCCGCCGCCCGGGATCCGATTCGATCACCAGAAGCCGCCGTCGGACACCGTGTCCCACCCGGTCACCAGAAGCCGCCGTCGGAGTCACCCGCTCGCCCGGGACCGCCGGGGCCGCGCGGCCCGCTCGGCCGCGGATCGGGGTCGATCTCCACCAGCTCCGTCTCGGCGCGCGGGTCGACCTCGCGGCCCGCCTCGTAGCGGACGAAAGAGAGGTAGAACGGCTCGCCGCAGCCAACCGCATCCTCGCGCGGCTCGCGGTCCGGCTCGTCGACGCCGGCGTCGGTTCCCCGAACGCCGTCGTGCGGATCCCAGACGACGCCGTCGCTCTCGCCGCAGACGAACCTGACGCCGTCGGCCTCGGCCGCGTCCTCGAACGGCTCCGTCGGGGCGACGTACGCCCACCCCTCAAGGGGATACGGCGTCACCGATTTGTCCGCGAGGTAGCCGTCGCGGTCGAGCTCGACGAGGGTCCCACAGCGCGGACAGTAGTAGGTGACCGGGTAGCTCATCTCCTCGTTCAGGTACGGCCGCCGATCGTATAAGCGGCCGGTAGCCGGTCCCGAAGACGACGCGATCGATCGCGGCGTAGTGGACCGCGGTCGAACACATCGGGCACGGTTCTCTCCCGGACGCGGCGGCGCTCTCCGCCAGTTCTCTCGCGTTTTTATATACCTCCGCCCGTTACGGGCCAACGTGTCTGGCGTCACCGTCTCGATCGACCCGCACGTCCACTCCGATGACAGTTACGACGGCCACGAGCCGATCGAGCTGATCTTGGAACACGCGTCGGAGATCGGGTTGGACGCGGTCGTGATAACTGACCACGACGTGATCGGCGAGTCGAAGCGCGCGGCCGAGATCGCCGACGAGTACGGGCTGATCGGGATCCCCGGCGTCGAGGTGTCGACGGCGCACGGCCACCTGCTGGCGGTCGGGGTAGATCGGATGCCGCCGCGGCGGAAGCCGTACGCGGAGACGGTCGCGTGGATCCACGACCACGGCGGTGTCGCGATCGTGCCGCACCCCTTCCAGCGGTCGCGCCACGGCGTGCGACAGCGCAACATTCCGGTTCCCGCAGAAGCCGAAACCGCGGCGGGGGACCGAGCCGATGGCGGCGTCGCGGTCGGCGACGCGGCCGACGCCGTCGGCGAGGTCGACGAGGTCGACGCCGTCGAGGTGTTCAACGCGTGGCTGTTCACGGGGTATCGCAACCGTCGCGCGCGGCGGTTCGCCGCCGACCACGACTACCCCGGCGTGGCCGCGAGCGACGCCCACCACTTGGAGTACGTCGGGCGGGCGTACACCGACGTCGAGATAGCCGACCGCGACTCGATCACCGCGGTCACGGCCGACGACGTGCTCGACGCGATCCGCAACGGAACGACGAGCGTCGACGGCAGACGCGCGCCGATCCGGATGGCCGCGAAACACTACGTCGGTGCCGCCGGTCGCAAGACCGGGTACTACGCCGCGACCGGTGCGAGCAGAGGCGCGGCCGCCGCGACGCGGGGAGCTGCCGACCTCGTCTCGACGGTCCGCGTCGCGATCGCTCAGGGTGCCCACCGCGCCGCGCGGGTGCTCTCGTGGATGACTTGAAGAATCGCCGAAACCGACGCGGCGCGCGTCGACGCGGCCGCCGCGACACCCGGCCGACCTCACGGCGCGGGAGCGGAACCCGCCGGGAGAGCGGGGTTTTTGCACGCGGACGCGAAACGACACGACATGAGCCACGACAGACGCGAGTCCGGGTTCAAGCGGCGGACCCGGGTCTCGGACGCGCGATCGACGCTGCTCGACGCCGTCTCGCCGCACGACCGGACCGAGTCGGTCTCCCTCCCTTCGGCCGACGGTCGAGTGGTCGCCGAACCGATCGACGCCCCGGCCCCGGTCCCGAGCTACGAACGGGCGGCGATGGACGGGTACGCAGTCCGCGCCGAGGACACGTTCGGCGCGTCGTCCCGATCGCCAGTAGTTCTGCAAACGGCGGGCGAGGACGAGACCGTGGAGCCGGGCGACGTCGCCGCTATCGGACCGGGCGAGGCCGCGCGAGTCCACACCGGCAGCGCCGTCCCCGAGGGGGCCGACGCGGTCCTGATGGTCGAGCAAGCCGAAACGGTCGGCGACGAGATCGAGGCGTTCGACGCCGTCGCGGTCGGAGAGAACGTCGGCGACATCGGCGAGGACGTCGCCGCCGGCCAGCGGCTGTTCGACTCCGGCCACACGCTCCGTCCCTCCGATCTGGGGCTGTTGAAGTCGGTGGGAATCGATTCGCTCCCCGTCTACGAGCGGCCGACCGTCGCCGTGATCCCGACCGGCGAGGAGTTGGTGCAGTCGGATCCGGGGCCGGGAGAAGTGATCGAGACGAACGGGCTCACCGTCTCGCGACTCGTCGAGCGCTGGGGCGGCGAGGCGCGCTACCGCGACGTCGTGACCGACGACGAGGACGCGCTCGCGGCCGCCATCGAACGCGACCTCGACGCCGACATCGTCGTCACGACGGGCGGGTCGTCGGTCGGCGAGCGCGACCTGCTTCCCGAGGTCGTCGCCGAGATCGGCGAGGTGCTCGTCCACGGCGTCGCGCTCAAGCCCGGCCACCCCGTCTGTCTCGGGCGAGCGGGAGACACGCCGGTGGTGTCGCTCCCGGGGTATCCGGTTGCCTGTATCGTCAACGCCGCGCAGTTTCTCCGACCGGCACAAAAACGGGTCGGCGGGACGACGGCGGTCCCGTTCCCGACGCGGCGCGCGCGGCTAGCGCGGAAGGTTCCGAGCGAGCCCGGTACGCGGACGTTCGCGCGCGTGTCGATCGAGGACGCCGATGACGGTCTCTCGACCGGAGAGAGCGACACTGACGCCACGGACGGCGGGGACGCGGACGTCGACCTCCCCGTCGCCACGCCGACCCGCGCCAGCGGCTCCGGGATCCTCTCCAGCGTCGCGCTCGCGGACGGCTGGGTCGTCGTTCCCGAACCGCGCGAGGGGCTCGAAGCAGGAGCGGCAGTCGACGTGCAGCTCTGGGAGGTGACGCCGTGAGCGACCGTCGCGAGTTCCGCGACCTCGCCACGCCCGACGCCGCCCGGGAGGCGATCGAATCGCTCGATCTCGCGCGCGAGTCGGAGACGGTCCCGCTGTCGGACGCCCGCGGGCGGATCCTCGCAGAGCGGATCGACGCCGCGATCGACGTGCCGGGATTCGACCGGGCATCGATGGACGGGTACGCGGTCCGCGCCCGAGATACGTTCGGCGCGGATGAGGTCGATCCCGCCGATTTAGTCCTCGCTGGTGCAGTTCACGCCGGATCGGCTCCCGACGTCACCGTCGAGCCCGGGACGTGTGTGGAGATATCCACGGGCGCGGTGATGCCCGACGGAGCCGACGCCGTGGTGATGGTCGAGCGCACCGACGAGGTGCGGAAGGGAGACGGCGACGCAGGTAGCGACGACGGCGTCACCTCGCCCGACCGAATCGCGGTCCGAACCGCCGTCGCCCCGGGCGACAACGTGATGAGCGCCGGCGCGGACATCGCGGCCGGCGCGCGCGCGCTCGGCCCGGGAACGCGCCTGACACCGCGCGAGATCGGGTTGCTGTCTGCGCTCGGCGTCGACGAGGTCCCGGTCGAGGGGAAACCGCGGGTGGGGATCGTCTCGACGGGCGACGAACTGGTGCGCCCCGGCGACGAGATCGATCCCGACCGCGGCGAGATATACGACGTGAACTCCACGACGATCGCGGCGGGCGTCGCGGAGGCCGGCGGCGACCCCATCCTCTACCCGCACGCCGGCGACGACTACGACGAGATGGAACGCCTCCTCAGACGGGCGGCCGACGAGTGCGATCTCGTGCTCTCCTCGGGGTCCACCTCGGCCAGCGCCGTCGACGTGATCTACCGCGTGATCGAGGCGCGCGGCGAGCTGCTCCTCCACGGCGTCGCGGTCAAGCCCGGTAAGCCGATGCTGATCGGCCGACTCGATCGCGGCGGACCGGAGGGTGACGCACCCGATACCGACGCACCCGATACCGACGCACCTGATACCGACGCACCTGATACCGACGAACCCGACGCCGACGGTGCCGGCTCGAACGACGGGCGCGATCCCGGCGAGTCCGCGTACGTCGGACTTCCGGGGTATCCCGTCTCCGCGCTCACGATCTTTCGGACGTTCGTCGCGCCCGCGATCCGCGAGGCCGCCGGCCAGCCCGAGCCCGCCACGGCGACGATCGAGGGACGGATGGGCGTCGCGGAGCGCTACGGCGAGGGCCGCCTCCGGCTGATGCCCGTCGGACTGCTCGACCTCGATTCGGGAGACCCCCCGCTCGTTTATCCGGTCGACAAGGGATCGGGCGCGACGACGAGCCTCGTCGAGGCCGACGGCGTCGTCGCGGTCGACCCCGACACCGAGGTTCTCGACGCGGGCGAGACCGTCGAGGTCCAACTGTTCTCACCGGACGTCCGCCCGCCGTCGGTGCTCGGTGCGGGCGAGGACGACCCCGCGCTCAACCGGCTGCTCGATCGCCTCGACGCGCCGCGGTACCTCCCCGTCGGCTCCAGAGAGGGACTGCGCCGACTGCGCGACGGCGTCCCGGACGTGGCCGTGGTCGCCGGCCCGACAGACCGCGAGGTCGATTCGGTCGAACTCGGCGGCTGGTCCCGCGAGTGGGGACTCGTCGTCCCCGAGGGGAACCCCGCTAACGTAGACGGGCTCACATCGCTCGTCGAGGCGGACCTCCGGTTCGTGAACCGCTCGACCGACTCCGGGCTCCGACGGAGCCTCGATGACGCGCTCGGCGAACTCGCGGCGGAGCGGTCGGAATCGCGAGCGGATCTCACGGCGCGGATAGACGGGTACGAGCGCGCGGTCCGCGCCTTCGAGAGCCCGGCCAGACGGGTGATCGCGGGCGACGCCGACGCGGGGATCGGCCTCCGAGAGACGGCGGAACGGCTGGGTTGTGAGTTCGTCAGTCTCGGCGCGCAGTCGGTGACCGTCCGCGCCGCACCCGACCGCGCCGATCGCGATGCGGTGCGGGCGCTCGCGGCGGTCCTCGACGACGCCGGCGCGGACGATCCCGTGGCCGCGCTCGACGGCTACTCGTGGGACCGCTCGCCCGACGCCTGACGGGCGCGACGAGAGCGATGTTCTATATCCCATGCCGCGGCCACGCCCCCCGTGACCTGACGCCCCGCTCGCGGCGGCCGAGGCGGTCGCCCGGCGCACCGCCGCGAGACAGCGGCCGCGCCGGCTGTTCGCCATCACCGACCCCCGAGGCGAACCGGATCGTCGTCCGAGACGATCTCGATCCGCACGTCGTCTCCCACGCCGACCGGTGGGTCTCGCCAGACGACCTTCGCGCCGACGCCGTCGCGCGCGGCGAAAAGCGACAGTCCCGTCGCGCGCTCGCCGTTCGCGACGACCGCCACGTCGTCCCACGCAATTCCCCGTCCGCGAGCGACGCCGACGCGACTGCCGCGGAGCGACAGCGCTGTGCCGTCGCGGAGCGACTGCTCGCCGAACGCGCCCCCGCCCGCGTAGTGCGTCAGCCCGCCGTCGAGCGGGACTCCCTCGTCGCTCGCGATCGCCGCGAACCGCTCCCCGGGTGCGGGGTGTGAGGGCTCGTCGAGGACCACATGTGTCGGCCCGCGCTCTGCGACGACGCCGGTGCCGTCCCACGCGACCGGTTCCACGTCGACGGCGGCCGTCACCGGGAGCGACCCGCTCGCCCTGATCGGATTCGCTTCCGGCGATCGGAAGCCGAGGTGTACGTGGTTGTCCACCCACCGCCCGAAGAATCCCGACCGCGTTAGCTCTCCGAGCGGATCGCCGACGGTGACTCGCTCTCCGGCCTCGACCGCCGGGACCACGTGGAGGATCCGAGCGACGGTTCCGGGCGGCGCATCCGCTTGACGACACCACGCCGCGTCGAGATCGACCACGATCAGGTGGTCCTCGTCGGCCGCGTACGACCGGTCCGGACAGCCGACGGTCCGCGTCTCGCGCACGACGCCGGAGACGGGGGACGGCGCGGTGGCTCCGACGGGATAGAGGTCGATCGCGCTCCCGTCGTCGTGAGCGCGGTACGGGGAGTTGAACCGGGAGTACCGACGATATCGGTCGAGGATAGCCGGTGTGATCGATATCGCCATCGTCGTTCTGTTGGGTCCGAGCGGCAAGTACGCGTCGGAATCGACGGCCGGACACTGAGCGTCAGCCGCTCCGATATGGCTCCGCGCGATCACTCACCGCCGTCCGGCTCGACTCCCGATATCACGAACCGAGCGCCGCCGGCGTCGGACGCCTCGACGGCGAGGTCCCACCCGTGTGCATCGGCGATGTCGGCGACGATCGCCAGTCCGAGTCCCGTGCCACCGTCGAGCGAGACGCCGCGGTCGAGCACGCGTTTACGACGCTCCGGCGGGACGCCCGGGCCGTCGTCGCCGACGGCAAGCGCCACGCCGTCGGCCCCCCGCTCGATGGTGACGCGCACGGCGACGTCGTCGCCGGCGTGGTCGATCGCGTTCCGGAACAGGTTAGCGAGGAGCTGTTCGAGGCGGTCGCGGTCGGCGAGCACTGTCGGGTCCGCACCCTCGACCGAAAGCGTCGCCTCCGCGGTTTCGAGCCGGGACCAGACCCGCCGGACCGCGGCGTCGAGTGACACCTGATCGAGTGTGTCGACGGCTTCTCCCGCCGTCGCGAGCGACAGCAGTCCCTCGATCAGGTCGTCCATCCGCTCGTGGGCGTCCGCCGCCCGGTCGAGCGCCTCGTCGGTGTCGCCGCCGCCGTGTCTGGCGAGTTCCACGGCCGCGGTCGCCGCTGCGAGCGGGTTCCGCAGGTCGTGTGAGACGACGCCGGCGAAGTCTTCGAGCCGCTCGTTCTGTCGCTGCAGTTCCGCCTCGCGCTGTTCGAGTTCCGCCTGGCGTCGTTCGCGTTCGGTCACGTCGCGGAAAAGGAAGACGTGTCCGCGGTCGGTCCCGCGGGGGTCCGTGATTGGATTCTCCTGAATGTCGAACTGTCGGCCGTCGATCGTGATCGGGTGTTCGACGCCGACCTCCAAGTCGGGGAACACTGCCGACAGCGATCCACCGACTGCGTCGGGAGGAAGGATCGCTTCCGCCGCGGGGTTGCGGTCGCGGATTCGCCCGTCAGATCCGGTGACGACGACGGGGTCTTGCATGACTTCCACGGCGGTGTCGCGGGCGACGACTGCGGCGTCGAGGGTACCGAGCCAGAAGACGGTGCCGTACAGAAAGACGCCGTGGACGACGAGCGCGGACGGGAACCAGGCCAGATTCGCGTAGCTTCCGACGTCGACAACCGTGACGGCTCCCGCGAGAAACGGGAACACGGTACCGAGCAGGATGACGAACGTCTGGAGTCGGTACCGGTTCCCGGTCCGGTGATACAGGTCGACCACGACCAGCGCGCCGGCGAGACACAACCCGTAGGCGTACAGCACGAACGCCCAGTCTGCGGGGCCGAGCCCGAAGGCCAAGAGCGTGAAGGGGCCTTCGACCACGGATCTGAGGGATCGTCGAGAAAGCCCGTGAGTCGCGCTCGACCACGCAGTAAGCACCCAAACGAACGCCGGTGCCGCGACCGCGACGATCCGATCGTCCGTTCGCCAGCGGTCCCGGCCGGAGAACGCGAGGACGAACCCCATCCAGATGCCGGGGATCGCCGCGACGAGCGGCGTGGAGAGGTTGAGCGCGACCACCATCACCAGCTCGCTCCCGCTCGCAACCAGCAGGGCGTATAGCAGTGAGATTCCACCGCCACACCACAGGTAGAGTGCGACCTCGGTTCCGCCCGGTTCGCTGCGGTCGCGCC is drawn from Halorubrum sp. BV1 and contains these coding sequences:
- a CDS encoding nuclear transport factor 2 family protein: MSDPEPAAGTRLARAYYDALDAGEYDRLAELLAPGFIQRRPDRTFEGRERFVAFMRDERPMTDTTHAVDRVYPAGPGVAVRGRLLDADGDTLFSFVDVFEIANGRIAALETYAATDE
- a CDS encoding potassium channel family protein, whose protein sequence is MGRFDERESPLTVRYEPASVKDLLVEMKDTAELLIDLSYSAVLHGSPTVAHEVVELEHRMDVLQMRARMSLMLAARSPDEAETLAPVLGVVGAADKISDAAGDIAKIVTEEIGLPDAMRGALTEGVETLVRGTVADDSGYAGRTLKDIDLESVTGVRVIAIRRADDWILNPGPETRLEPGDVTLLRGPETGVAEAYPELAQEAFEPDEPVEPAIDDLERAVDSIVLMKNLSELAVDLAYGSVLFDNAALADEVNNLEIEVDALQSRFEAWTLRAAREAEDPVSLRGLIHLGVATEEISDAALEITEGVARDIGVHPVVEMAVQESDEIITRTVVEAGSALEGTQIEEGIPATDISTSVIALRRPEEGWLVGHDIDTTLRAGDVVLSKGTRTSAAEFEALAA
- the mch gene encoding methenyltetrahydromethanopterin cyclohydrolase, producing MESINRTAIELVDEALDFAGELDVVGYELDNGATVVDFGVDAAGGVEAGLLLAEIQTAGLANLRTRMGEVAGAPRQYVELSTDHPAIALLCSQKAGWELVTDDGFEGLGSGPARALVGRETEFERVGYYDSSEFATLAVESTALPTESVAEHVADLAEVDPEGVFLPAYATGSTAGSVATAARAAELAVFRLLEVGYEPTDVLHASGSAPMAPATRDEDLAMGRTNDALAYGGEVHLQVARDDDRFEQIVSTARDEYGTPFVEVFEEADWDFYEVDERVFAPAKVTVDVLDGPVYTVGETDEELLAASFGYR
- a CDS encoding PHP domain-containing protein — translated: MSGVTVSIDPHVHSDDSYDGHEPIELILEHASEIGLDAVVITDHDVIGESKRAAEIADEYGLIGIPGVEVSTAHGHLLAVGVDRMPPRRKPYAETVAWIHDHGGVAIVPHPFQRSRHGVRQRNIPVPAEAETAAGDRADGGVAVGDAADAVGEVDEVDAVEVFNAWLFTGYRNRRARRFAADHDYPGVAASDAHHLEYVGRAYTDVEIADRDSITAVTADDVLDAIRNGTTSVDGRRAPIRMAAKHYVGAAGRKTGYYAATGASRGAAAATRGAADLVSTVRVAIAQGAHRAARVLSWMT
- the glp gene encoding gephyrin-like molybdotransferase Glp, with protein sequence MSHDRRESGFKRRTRVSDARSTLLDAVSPHDRTESVSLPSADGRVVAEPIDAPAPVPSYERAAMDGYAVRAEDTFGASSRSPVVLQTAGEDETVEPGDVAAIGPGEAARVHTGSAVPEGADAVLMVEQAETVGDEIEAFDAVAVGENVGDIGEDVAAGQRLFDSGHTLRPSDLGLLKSVGIDSLPVYERPTVAVIPTGEELVQSDPGPGEVIETNGLTVSRLVERWGGEARYRDVVTDDEDALAAAIERDLDADIVVTTGGSSVGERDLLPEVVAEIGEVLVHGVALKPGHPVCLGRAGDTPVVSLPGYPVACIVNAAQFLRPAQKRVGGTTAVPFPTRRARLARKVPSEPGTRTFARVSIEDADDGLSTGESDTDATDGGDADVDLPVATPTRASGSGILSSVALADGWVVVPEPREGLEAGAAVDVQLWEVTP
- a CDS encoding molybdopterin biosynthesis protein; this encodes MSDRREFRDLATPDAAREAIESLDLARESETVPLSDARGRILAERIDAAIDVPGFDRASMDGYAVRARDTFGADEVDPADLVLAGAVHAGSAPDVTVEPGTCVEISTGAVMPDGADAVVMVERTDEVRKGDGDAGSDDGVTSPDRIAVRTAVAPGDNVMSAGADIAAGARALGPGTRLTPREIGLLSALGVDEVPVEGKPRVGIVSTGDELVRPGDEIDPDRGEIYDVNSTTIAAGVAEAGGDPILYPHAGDDYDEMERLLRRAADECDLVLSSGSTSASAVDVIYRVIEARGELLLHGVAVKPGKPMLIGRLDRGGPEGDAPDTDAPDTDAPDTDAPDTDEPDADGAGSNDGRDPGESAYVGLPGYPVSALTIFRTFVAPAIREAAGQPEPATATIEGRMGVAERYGEGRLRLMPVGLLDLDSGDPPLVYPVDKGSGATTSLVEADGVVAVDPDTEVLDAGETVEVQLFSPDVRPPSVLGAGEDDPALNRLLDRLDAPRYLPVGSREGLRRLRDGVPDVAVVAGPTDREVDSVELGGWSREWGLVVPEGNPANVDGLTSLVEADLRFVNRSTDSGLRRSLDDALGELAAERSESRADLTARIDGYERAVRAFESPARRVIAGDADAGIGLRETAERLGCEFVSLGAQSVTVRAAPDRADRDAVRALAAVLDDAGADDPVAALDGYSWDRSPDA
- a CDS encoding histidine kinase N-terminal 7TM domain-containing protein, which translates into the protein MSDLGALPVQAYLVACLLAGSIGLYLGRVAWRDRSEPGGTEVALYLWCGGGISLLYALLVASGSELVMVVALNLSTPLVAAIPGIWMGFVLAFSGRDRWRTDDRIVAVAAPAFVWVLTAWSSATHGLSRRSLRSVVEGPFTLLAFGLGPADWAFVLYAYGLCLAGALVVVDLYHRTGNRYRLQTFVILLGTVFPFLAGAVTVVDVGSYANLAWFPSALVVHGVFLYGTVFWLGTLDAAVVARDTAVEVMQDPVVVTGSDGRIRDRNPAAEAILPPDAVGGSLSAVFPDLEVGVEHPITIDGRQFDIQENPITDPRGTDRGHVFLFRDVTERERRQAELEQREAELQRQNERLEDFAGVVSHDLRNPLAAATAAVELARHGGGDTDEALDRAADAHERMDDLIEGLLSLATAGEAVDTLDQVSLDAAVRRVWSRLETAEATLSVEGADPTVLADRDRLEQLLANLFRNAIDHAGDDVAVRVTIERGADGVALAVGDDGPGVPPERRKRVLDRGVSLDGGTGLGLAIVADIADAHGWDLAVEASDAGGARFVISGVEPDGGE